In the Paenibacillus sp. FSL H7-0357 genome, one interval contains:
- a CDS encoding GerMN domain-containing protein, producing the protein MNKKLTYAGVAALLLLVISGCGDKPAAAPADEAGQNSSAVVSGAEGNNGNGDSNSNSNNSNAGGLNTPATAEPVSTDAPVATDKPVEVDKQSQSISTYYTDSQQMELVKAAAKISFANDTEKYTEAFKTLQNSDKADMIPLWSGIELKSLKLTDGQIVMDIHKPAEAQLGAGGESMAISALAQLFFQFEEVKSVELLVDGEQVESLMGHVDLEHPITRENSAL; encoded by the coding sequence ATGAACAAAAAACTGACATATGCAGGGGTTGCAGCACTTCTTCTACTAGTGATATCAGGCTGCGGAGACAAGCCGGCTGCAGCACCGGCTGATGAAGCGGGACAAAATTCTTCTGCAGTCGTTAGCGGAGCCGAAGGAAATAACGGAAATGGAGACAGCAACAGCAATAGTAACAACAGCAATGCAGGAGGGCTCAATACACCCGCCACTGCCGAGCCGGTTAGCACCGATGCTCCTGTTGCAACAGATAAGCCCGTTGAAGTTGACAAACAAAGCCAGAGCATTTCCACGTACTATACGGATTCGCAGCAGATGGAACTTGTGAAGGCTGCAGCAAAGATTAGCTTCGCAAACGATACGGAGAAATATACTGAAGCCTTCAAAACGCTTCAAAACAGCGATAAGGCGGATATGATCCCGTTATGGAGCGGTATTGAGCTTAAATCACTTAAACTTACAGATGGACAGATTGTGATGGACATTCATAAACCGGCTGAGGCTCAACTGGGTGCAGGCGGTGAATCCATGGCCATCAGTGCGCTGGCTCAACTCTTCTTCCAGTTCGAAGAAGTGAAAAGCGTTGAGCTTCTGGTAGACGGTGAGCAAGTGGAAAGTTTAATGGGGCATGTGGATTTAGAACATCCAATTACCCGGGAGAACAGCGCATTATAA
- a CDS encoding S-layer homology domain-containing protein — translation MSGHKRSNHSIKAYSTKAASAVLAGAMVLGSAGAAFAESAATAAPKATAAPAATATPKATATPAATATPKATVTPAATATPKATATPAATATPKATATPAATATPKATATPTATATPAATTAPTATPKATATPTATATPGATTAPTATPPAAAPGLFSDVKTGFWAEKHIYKLAAQGLVVGNNGLFRAGDSVTQQEAVLIALRFMKLEDKVNTGTDVVLPTNFQVSNYFKPFVVLAFQQGLLDKTVEMSADNLKTSWGDRKASREWIAELLVRALGKNSEAAAVSGKPTSFADDAKVSANKRGYVNTAVELGLANGLDGNRFDPQGAVTRAQVATFFSRAEAFNTIGYDNTVKGSISALKDGKMTVYSNGSPSVFNLTPVTAYYTSTADTRISLNDVQPYTKVTVIGATYNAAYVEVTDPAQQVVSVEGNFAKITPSTIWLDSATGYDQYSYDADTSFVDVNGSAISSGAITANSKVTLLRETFTGTNKLVKVQVTSGVVNKTTTGTIQSVDQAAKSITFKNASGIAETFKWEDGVTLFSSQNAVLLPADLKTGAAVKYTINSNVIRSVEVTSGTERTVEGSIYELTSSSIIYKKSDGAREVKLLATSPAPTIVIPNITNPVIGDLLADATSGDNVQITLNSSDQVTKIEVLNRQLDEFIGATVIAFNSKTKLLTVMDGKSKAHLVQIDDKTKLAFDEGITTSLTTMGIYLYEGRRVDVKAVGQRALSVETSTKYTGTLSEINTTNRTIVLKLAGGQTLTLGYPQVIDILGRTSSAITEIPLNSSVTAVLTSNQDVISVLKVNSSVQVEITTLNAPMNKLGVKWSGGTLELNTLTLAMTNEAGQTLKIGDLKVGDYVNLTVSGSTPVSLQYIKQNTGVVSSVDAAAGSFVLKDYAGTSQTIAVSGGVKIIRDGVTTTGLGSLTTTDRVDVRKDADGSVIVTVLKQLTRSVSRYDSLNNQIVTKRSSLSDTNYQFAITSSVYIHQGDTTLSVQSLKENDNIILYFKNDVLVEVVKQ, via the coding sequence TTGTCCGGTCATAAAAGATCCAATCACTCTATTAAAGCTTATTCCACCAAAGCGGCATCTGCTGTTCTGGCCGGCGCTATGGTGCTTGGCAGTGCGGGGGCTGCATTCGCTGAGAGCGCAGCTACTGCTGCCCCTAAAGCTACTGCTGCGCCTGCAGCAACAGCTACACCAAAAGCTACGGCAACGCCTGCAGCAACAGCTACACCAAAAGCTACGGTAACGCCTGCAGCAACAGCTACACCAAAAGCTACGGCAACGCCTGCAGCAACAGCTACACCAAAAGCTACGGCAACGCCTGCAGCAACAGCTACACCAAAAGCTACGGCAACGCCTACAGCAACAGCTACGCCTGCAGCTACAACTGCACCTACAGCTACGCCAAAAGCTACGGCAACGCCTACAGCAACAGCTACGCCTGGAGCTACAACTGCACCTACAGCTACGCCGCCTGCAGCTGCACCAGGATTGTTCAGCGATGTAAAAACAGGCTTCTGGGCAGAAAAACATATCTATAAACTGGCAGCGCAAGGTCTTGTTGTCGGAAATAACGGATTATTCCGTGCGGGGGACTCTGTTACCCAGCAGGAAGCTGTGCTGATCGCACTTCGCTTCATGAAGCTTGAGGACAAAGTAAATACCGGCACTGACGTGGTGCTTCCGACTAATTTCCAGGTGTCCAATTATTTTAAGCCGTTTGTTGTGCTGGCTTTCCAGCAGGGCCTTCTGGACAAGACGGTTGAAATGTCGGCGGATAATCTAAAGACATCCTGGGGTGACCGCAAGGCTTCACGTGAATGGATTGCTGAATTGCTGGTCCGTGCTCTTGGCAAAAACTCCGAAGCGGCCGCAGTATCAGGCAAGCCGACTAGCTTCGCTGATGATGCCAAGGTTTCGGCGAATAAGCGGGGTTACGTGAACACTGCCGTGGAATTGGGACTGGCCAATGGTCTTGACGGCAACCGCTTTGATCCACAAGGAGCGGTAACCCGTGCACAAGTGGCAACTTTCTTCAGCCGCGCAGAAGCATTTAACACTATAGGGTATGACAACACAGTCAAAGGGAGCATCAGTGCCTTGAAGGACGGGAAAATGACCGTTTACAGCAACGGTTCACCGTCTGTCTTTAATTTGACTCCCGTAACTGCATACTACACTAGTACGGCAGACACAAGAATCAGTCTGAATGATGTTCAGCCGTATACCAAAGTAACCGTTATTGGTGCAACCTATAATGCAGCTTATGTTGAGGTGACAGATCCTGCCCAGCAGGTGGTAAGTGTCGAAGGGAACTTTGCCAAGATCACTCCAAGTACGATTTGGCTTGATTCTGCTACGGGATATGACCAGTACAGCTATGATGCCGATACTTCTTTTGTAGATGTAAATGGAAGCGCGATTAGTTCCGGAGCAATTACCGCAAACAGTAAAGTTACCTTGCTGCGTGAAACTTTCACAGGAACTAATAAGCTGGTAAAGGTTCAGGTGACCTCGGGCGTTGTGAACAAAACGACTACAGGGACAATTCAAAGTGTGGATCAGGCAGCAAAAAGCATCACGTTCAAAAATGCTTCCGGAATTGCGGAAACGTTCAAGTGGGAAGACGGGGTTACACTGTTCAGTTCGCAAAACGCAGTTCTGCTGCCAGCCGACTTGAAGACCGGAGCCGCTGTGAAATATACGATAAATAGCAATGTCATCCGTTCGGTGGAAGTGACTTCGGGCACGGAGCGAACGGTAGAGGGATCGATTTATGAGCTTACAAGCTCAAGCATTATTTATAAAAAGTCTGACGGTGCGCGCGAAGTGAAGCTGCTGGCTACATCACCGGCGCCGACAATTGTGATACCTAACATTACTAACCCGGTAATCGGTGATCTGCTTGCCGATGCGACCAGTGGAGACAATGTTCAGATTACCCTCAACAGCTCTGATCAGGTAACGAAGATTGAAGTGCTGAACCGCCAGCTGGATGAATTTATCGGTGCGACTGTAATTGCTTTTAATAGCAAGACAAAGCTGCTGACAGTTATGGACGGCAAAAGTAAAGCACATCTGGTACAGATTGATGACAAGACAAAACTTGCTTTTGACGAGGGCATTACCACATCATTGACTACTATGGGGATATATCTCTACGAAGGGCGCAGGGTGGATGTAAAAGCTGTCGGCCAGCGGGCCCTTTCGGTAGAAACCAGCACCAAATATACAGGAACCCTGTCCGAGATTAATACAACAAACAGAACGATTGTTCTGAAGCTCGCAGGAGGGCAAACTCTTACTCTGGGTTATCCACAGGTAATAGATATTCTCGGACGTACATCTTCTGCCATCACAGAAATACCTCTTAACTCTTCGGTAACCGCAGTGCTTACGAGCAATCAGGATGTCATCTCAGTGCTTAAAGTGAACTCATCAGTACAGGTTGAAATCACTACCCTTAATGCACCAATGAATAAGCTGGGTGTGAAATGGTCCGGAGGAACGCTTGAACTGAATACTTTGACTTTAGCGATGACCAATGAAGCAGGGCAAACCCTGAAAATTGGCGACTTGAAGGTCGGTGATTATGTGAATCTGACCGTAAGCGGCAGCACTCCAGTATCACTTCAGTACATCAAGCAGAATACTGGTGTTGTGTCGTCAGTAGATGCAGCTGCAGGTTCGTTCGTACTTAAGGATTATGCAGGCACCTCCCAGACGATTGCAGTCAGCGGTGGCGTAAAAATTATCCGTGACGGTGTCACTACGACAGGTCTTGGCAGTCTGACTACAACTGACCGGGTAGATGTCCGTAAAGATGCTGACGGATCAGTGATCGTCACTGTACTGAAGCAGCTTACCCGCTCGGTTTCGCGTTACGACAGCCTAAATAACCAGATCGTAACCAAACGCTCTTCTCTGAGCGATACGAATTATCAGTTCGCGATCACTTCGAGTGTATATATTCACCAGGGTGACACGACTTTATC
- a CDS encoding N-acetylmuramoyl-L-alanine amidase family protein, which produces MKKFAFTLLLLLFVLVLPEHGHAAAGNKIYLDGQELTAGQDAPVENVKNSVMVPLRMIAENLGYKVDWDQKSKTVTIEQLGKTIKLIVDQTAASVDDKTVILTAAPVARAGTTLVPIRFVSEQFGLTVTWDNAQKTVNIITPETGGNNTGSEGSSGDGGSTVVVPPAESTSGLTMVNGISFSQNRLTIAMDGSSAPNITKMTGPDRIVVDLPNATFSDVFGSGQELDPNLNGKLAVTDYPDVSGVRYSLYSTSPYTVRFVIDLNTSKNYSLEVSGDSSKLVVVDLNAQSTEDTTTQPGNNGRKLVVLDAGHGAKDSGAVGVTGKYEKNFNLAVVLKAAELLKQENKIDVVLTRSDDTFLELKDRAGMANKLKADLFISVHANSSGSSAASGTETYYQREASKALAKVMHKYLVKATGLSDRGVRYGNFHVIRETTMPAVLLEVGYLSNKGDESLLFSETLQNNVAASMVSGIKEYLGM; this is translated from the coding sequence ATGAAGAAATTTGCTTTTACGCTGTTGCTGCTGCTCTTTGTACTGGTATTACCGGAGCATGGACATGCTGCTGCCGGGAATAAGATCTATCTGGATGGCCAGGAGCTGACAGCAGGGCAGGATGCGCCGGTCGAAAATGTAAAGAACTCAGTTATGGTGCCGCTAAGAATGATCGCCGAAAACCTTGGCTATAAGGTAGATTGGGATCAGAAGAGCAAGACGGTTACAATTGAACAGCTGGGCAAGACGATCAAACTGATCGTGGATCAAACGGCGGCTTCCGTTGATGACAAAACCGTGATTCTTACGGCGGCGCCAGTAGCGCGCGCAGGTACTACACTCGTACCGATCCGGTTTGTCAGCGAGCAGTTTGGCCTTACTGTCACCTGGGATAACGCCCAGAAGACTGTAAACATTATTACCCCGGAAACTGGCGGTAATAACACCGGTTCAGAGGGAAGTTCTGGTGACGGTGGATCAACCGTCGTTGTTCCTCCGGCAGAGTCGACAAGCGGCCTGACAATGGTGAATGGCATCAGCTTCAGCCAGAACCGTCTGACCATTGCAATGGATGGCAGCTCCGCGCCGAATATAACGAAGATGACAGGGCCGGACCGGATTGTTGTCGATCTGCCAAATGCCACGTTCTCGGATGTGTTCGGAAGTGGACAAGAACTTGACCCCAACCTGAATGGCAAACTTGCTGTAACGGATTACCCGGATGTATCAGGTGTACGTTATTCTTTGTACAGTACAAGCCCTTATACCGTCCGCTTTGTAATTGATTTGAACACTTCCAAGAACTATAGTCTTGAAGTATCAGGTGATTCCTCCAAGCTGGTTGTGGTTGATCTGAATGCGCAAAGCACAGAAGATACGACGACACAGCCCGGCAATAACGGCCGGAAGCTGGTGGTACTGGATGCCGGCCATGGCGCCAAGGATTCCGGAGCTGTAGGGGTTACCGGTAAATATGAGAAGAATTTTAATTTGGCCGTTGTTCTTAAAGCAGCAGAACTGCTGAAACAGGAGAATAAAATCGATGTAGTTCTTACTCGCAGCGATGATACGTTCCTGGAATTAAAAGACCGTGCGGGTATGGCCAATAAGCTTAAGGCCGATCTGTTTATTTCCGTCCATGCGAACAGCAGTGGTTCATCGGCTGCAAGTGGAACAGAAACATATTATCAGCGGGAAGCGAGCAAGGCACTGGCGAAAGTGATGCATAAGTATCTTGTCAAGGCGACCGGGCTTAGCGACCGTGGTGTGAGGTATGGCAATTTCCACGTCATTCGTGAGACGACAATGCCTGCCGTACTACTTGAAGTAGGTTACTTAAGCAATAAAGGCGATGAATCGCTGTTGTTCTCGGAAACATTGCAGAACAATGTGGCAGCATCAATGGTAAGTGGTATCAAGGAATATCTGGGAATGTAA